Below is a window of Halomonas sp. Bachu 37 DNA.
TCAGACCGACAAAGTATCGATGCGTGATTATGTCGATTCAGGGGGAGTTACTCCCCCCTTCTACCTTCTTCAGTTTTCTATACTGCCGGTCAGGCGTCTCGTCATGCCGCCTCGTTCAGGGCGCCGGTAAGATCCAGAATCGCCTGCTTGCCGTCGCCGAACAGCATCAGCGTGTTGTCCTTGGCAAACAGCGGATTGGGCAACCCGGCGAAACCCGGGCTCAGGCTGCGCTTCACCACGACGACGGTGCGCGCCTGGTCGACATCGAGAATCGGCATGCCGTAGATCGGACTGCCCTTGTCCTCCCGTGCCATCGGGTTGGTGACGTCGTTGGCACCGATGACGATCACCACGTCGGTCTGAGCGAAACTGGGGTTCACCTGTTCCATGGGCTGCATCTTGTCGTAGTCCACCTCGGCTTCGGCGAGCAGCACGTTCATGTGCCCCGGCATACGCCCGGCGACGGGGTGCAGGCCATAGATCACTTCCACACCACGACGTTCCAGTGTATCGGCCAGATCCCGCACCGCATGCTGAGCCTGCGCCATGGCCAGCCCGAAGCCCGGCACGATAACCACCCGCTGGGCGGTCTCCAGCAACATGCTGACTTCCTCGGCGGAGGAGGACTTGACCTTGCCGGCATACACCTCGTCGGCATCCATGGCCTCGCCGCCTTCCTCGGATAGCGAACCGAACAATACCCCGGCCAGGGAGCGGTTCATGGCCACGCACATGATGCGCGTCAGGATCAGCCCCGAGGCACCGACCAGAGCGCCGGAGACGATCAGCACGGTGTTGCCCATGATGAAGCCCGCCGCCGCCGCCGCGATGCCCGAGTAGGAGTTGAGCAAGGCGATGACCACGGGCATATCCGCCCCGCCGATGGGGATCACCAGCGTCACGCCCAGCACCAGGGCAATGGCGGTCAGCAGCAACAACAGGCCGAGACCACCGCCGCCACTCGCCAGGGTCGCCACGATCACGACGGCACCACTGAGCAAGGCGGCGTTGAACAGCGTGATGCCCTT
It encodes the following:
- a CDS encoding NAD(P)(+) transhydrogenase (Re/Si-specific) subunit beta, translating into MSLSFVNLFYLASAVLFITGIKGLTRPRTAVRGNLLAAIGMLVAVVVTLLNQSILSYGWIVAGVIVGGAVGVLLATRIQMTAMPQMVALLNGFGGGASLAVAMASFLTASGPIAAAGTISLLAIGLTVLIGAVTLTGSAVAFSKLQELLPGKPMGFKGITLFNAALLSGAVVIVATLASGGGGLGLLLLLTAIALVLGVTLVIPIGGADMPVVIALLNSYSGIAAAAAGFIMGNTVLIVSGALVGASGLILTRIMCVAMNRSLAGVLFGSLSEEGGEAMDADEVYAGKVKSSSAEEVSMLLETAQRVVIVPGFGLAMAQAQHAVRDLADTLERRGVEVIYGLHPVAGRMPGHMNVLLAEAEVDYDKMQPMEQVNPSFAQTDVVIVIGANDVTNPMAREDKGSPIYGMPILDVDQARTVVVVKRSLSPGFAGLPNPLFAKDNTLMLFGDGKQAILDLTGALNEAA